ATACCGCGAGACAAAGCTCATTGAGTTTCGTAAGTATTTTGACCGTATCGACATTATTAGCAAAACGCCACGCTATAAATTTGATGAAAGCTCTGCCCTAGCACGATCTGCTGATGCCAATATTAGCGAAGCTGTACTTGCTAGTATCAAAATTGAAAAAGAAGAAGATGGTAAAATCGCATTTAATGTTGATAAGCTATTTTTAAGTGAAGCACTTCATAAAGTGTCACCTTGGTCGAACCCAAAAGATAAAAATGCAAGCAAACGCTTTAAACTTGGTAAATTAGATGACAAAAAATCACGAATTGTTAAGCAACGACCTTATCCAAATAATCTAGATGTTGTGGTTGATTACGTATTTTCTAATGCCAACCCAACAGTACGAGGTTCAAACGCCGTAAGCGATCCTCGTAATGTTTCAATTAAAGTACAGCATTCATTTGTCGCGTTACCAAAAAATGATTATCAAGCTCGCCAAGATGACGCGCGTATTGGTTATTTCACTAACGAATTCGACAATATGACATCCGCTGATTGGGCACCTTATGAAGATGTAATCAAACGCTGGGACTTACAAAAGAAAGACCCAACAGCGGCACTTTCTGAGCCAGTTAAACCTATTACTTGGTGGATTGAAAATACCACGCCAGTTGAGTGGCGAGACACTATTCGTGATGCAGTGCTCGCGTGGAATAGCTCATTTGAAAAAGCGGGCTTTAAAAACGCCATTGAAGTAAAAGTTCAACCTGATGACGCTGATTGGGATGCAGGCGATATTAACTACAACGTATTACGTTGGACTGCATCACCACGCCCACCATTTGGCGGTTATGGTCCTGCTCTTGCAAACCCATTAACTGGTGAGATCTTAGGTTCTGACATCATGTTAGAGTATGTTTTCATGAAAAACCGTTGGATGTACGACACCTTATATACCCAAGGTGCAGCCACGCTTGAAACTAGCCAAAGCAGCACAGAATTACATTGCTCACTAGGTCACAGCATTCAAGAAAACATGTTACTTGCAAAAGGCTTAGGCACAGGTGCAAGCATTGAAGACAAAGAGATTTTACGTCAAGGTTTAACTCAGCTCGTTTTACACGAAGTGGGCCATACCCTTGGTCTTAACCACAATATGAAATCATCTATCTTGTGGGATGAAAAAGAAGTTCACGATAAGAGTAAAACGCAAGGTATCGTAACGGGGTCAGTTATGGACTATGCCCCAGCAAATATCGCCCCTATTGGCATGCAGCAAGGTGATATCTTCCAAACAAAACCAGGCCCTTATGATGATTGGGCAATTGAATATGGCTATAGCCAAGCTTTAGCTGATAAAGCCGCTGAGCAGCAGCGTCTTGAAAAAATTCTCGCTCGCTCGTCAGAGCATGCTTTAGCTTTTGGTAATGATGCTGATGATATGCGTGCCCCAGGCCGCCATATCGACCCACGTGTAATGATTGGTGATATGTCATCTAATCCTGCCGCTTATGCTGATGATCGCATGGAGCTTATCAATAAGTTATTTACTGAGCTTAAAGACAAAGCCACTGTTAATGGTGAGTCATACCAACAGCTTGTTACCTCCGCGAACATTTTATTTAGAAGCTACAGAACACAAGCCGGCGTAGTATCTCGTCAAATTGGTGGTGTTTATGTAGAACGTAATGTGGTGGGCGATGACAAAAATGGCGCACCATTTACGCCAGTGCCACTTGAGCGCCAGCAACATGCAATGCAAGTGTTAGCCGACAAAGTATTCTCGCCCAATGTACTTGCTAACATGCAACCGCTTTATAACTACCTGCTACAGCAACGTCGTGGTTTTAATCATTACGGTAAAAATGAAGACCCTAAACCACATGGCATGATTTTAGGCATGCAAAAGCTGGTACTAGCTCAGTTATTACACCCGGCTGTAATGCTGCGAATTTCAGACAGTGCAATGTATGGCAACGAGTACTCACTTAATCAATTTATGAATGACTTAACGGCAAGCATTTTTGTAGATAGCAAAAAAGCAAATACTCTAAGTCACAATCTACAAGTTGAATATGTGAATCAGCTAATCGCGATTGCTGGTTTAGGTAAAGCGAGTAAGCACGACAACCTAGCCAAAGCTGCCGCGCTTTATCAGTTAAATCAAATTGCTGATATGAGCGTGCCATGGGGTGCAGACACCGCAGCAAAAGCGCATAAGCAATATATCGATCGCTTAATTAGTAAAGCCCTCGAAGCATAAGTAAAACAACACAAAAAAGGCTGCCAATTGGCAGCCTTTTGTTTTTAGGTAATTTAAGCCATTGCTGGGCGCGATTTATAATACTGAATACAACCTAATTGAGCGGCATTAGTTAGTAAAATCATTACAAAGGTCAGTATGTGAGACACGCTCGGTGTGGCCATTGAAAGCTCGGCAGCGAGGCCGCAGCTACCTGCAACAAATTGCAGACTAAAATAACGAGCACTTAAATTACTAATATTACCGCTTTTGATGGTTTTATAAGTTTGCGGCATAACACGAATAGAGCTCATCACTAAACCCACATAGGTTAGCCAGTTCAGCACCGTTGCTGTTTCATAATGAGGGTTAAGCAACAAACTAAAAGGCACGACCGACATGGCTAATAACCCGGCTAGTTGCATACGTTGCTTTCGCGCAGCATTGTAACGAACAAAGTAATAAAGAATCACACCACTTAGCATGCCTGTTACAACAAACGGCATGGCCATGTAAAAACGCTGGAAATACAGGTTAAAGGTGATGAAATACAAGCTTTGC
The nucleotide sequence above comes from Pseudoalteromonas shioyasakiensis. Encoded proteins:
- a CDS encoding zinc-dependent metalloprotease — its product is MKITNIALALSLALAMNGHAAEAKKEEKKPKTLAEMIKDKSEFAGVFSIYQDAKTGDNLMVIDQSQLDTPFVYFAHTVDGVTDAGHFRGAYRETKLIEFRKYFDRIDIISKTPRYKFDESSALARSADANISEAVLASIKIEKEEDGKIAFNVDKLFLSEALHKVSPWSNPKDKNASKRFKLGKLDDKKSRIVKQRPYPNNLDVVVDYVFSNANPTVRGSNAVSDPRNVSIKVQHSFVALPKNDYQARQDDARIGYFTNEFDNMTSADWAPYEDVIKRWDLQKKDPTAALSEPVKPITWWIENTTPVEWRDTIRDAVLAWNSSFEKAGFKNAIEVKVQPDDADWDAGDINYNVLRWTASPRPPFGGYGPALANPLTGEILGSDIMLEYVFMKNRWMYDTLYTQGAATLETSQSSTELHCSLGHSIQENMLLAKGLGTGASIEDKEILRQGLTQLVLHEVGHTLGLNHNMKSSILWDEKEVHDKSKTQGIVTGSVMDYAPANIAPIGMQQGDIFQTKPGPYDDWAIEYGYSQALADKAAEQQRLEKILARSSEHALAFGNDADDMRAPGRHIDPRVMIGDMSSNPAAYADDRMELINKLFTELKDKATVNGESYQQLVTSANILFRSYRTQAGVVSRQIGGVYVERNVVGDDKNGAPFTPVPLERQQHAMQVLADKVFSPNVLANMQPLYNYLLQQRRGFNHYGKNEDPKPHGMILGMQKLVLAQLLHPAVMLRISDSAMYGNEYSLNQFMNDLTASIFVDSKKANTLSHNLQVEYVNQLIAIAGLGKASKHDNLAKAAALYQLNQIADMSVPWGADTAAKAHKQYIDRLISKALEA